A stretch of DNA from Roseovarius faecimaris:
GGTTGTAAATAGCGCCCATCGCGTAGCCGCACGCCTGGGAACGCGCGTGTTTCAGACCGCCTGCGTCCATCACCCGTGCGTGGGCATCGAACACCTGGCCCATAGGCTCGCCCGGGCGGATCGCCTCTTCGCAGGCGTCCAGCGCGGCGATGGCGGTGGCGTGCATATGGCGTTGGTGATCGTTGGGCTCTCCTATCACCACGGTGCGCATCATCGCGGCGTGATAGCGGGCATAGGCCCCCGACCATTCCCAGGTGATCTGGTCTTGGCGGTCCAGGTGGCGGCGGCCCGAATAGTAGCGGCAGAGAAGCGCGCCCGGGCCTGAGCCGAGGATAAACTCATTGCCCGCATAATCCCCGCCGCCGCGAAACACGGCCCCTTGCATTTCGGCCAGGATATCGCCCTCGAATGCCCCCGGCCCGGTGACCGCGAGCCCGGCATCCATGGCATCGTCGGACAGGGCCGCGGCGCGCCGGTGCATCTCGATCTCGGCCGGGGATTTGATCCGGCGCAGGCTGCGGATCACCTCGGATGCCTCGATCAGGTCGGGCAGGGCCGCGCGCAGCATCTGCCCGTTGAAATCGGTGAGGCCCTGGGTTTTCGATTCAAACCCGATCCGCCCCCCGGCGACGCCCAGCCTGGCGAGAAGCGCCTTGAGGTCATCTGTCGGGTTCGCGCCTTCGACTTCGGTCCAGATATGAATCTCGTCATCTTTCAGCGTGGAGGTCAGCTGTGCCTGGCGCCAGTCGGGCAGGCGGGTCAGCAGATGCAGATCACCCGAGGCGGTAAGCACCAGCGCCTGAAACATGGCAAAGCCGAACGTGTCATAGCCGCAAATCCAGAAATGGCTTTCGGGGGCGAACATGATCAGCGCGTCAAGCTCGGCGTCGATCACCGCTTGGGTGGCGCGGGCCTTGCGGGCGGCATATTCGGCATCGTCAAAGTGAAGCGGCATGCGGGAGCTCCTGAAGAGTGATGGGCCTCCGGCGGGAGTATTTCGGGAACAATGAAAGCCGGAGGCGTTTTCAGGAGAATGGCAGCTGGGGCGGGGCGGAACCGTCTGTTTGCGACACGCCTAGGCGGAACAGGACGCCCCGCCCAGCACACAGAATTTGGCGCAATGGGGGTGGTTGAGGGCCACGTCGCGCTCGGCCTCGGCGAGGGTGGTGCCCAGCTCGAATTGCGGATCGTAGGGCAGCAGGGTGCAGGCCAGCACGGTGGGCGAAGCCGCGCCCTTGCGCTTGACCACCATCCGCGAGGATGAACACATCACCGCATCGGGGGATTTGCCCAGAATGTCCCAGCAGGCGGTGGTGATTTCTGGCACCTCGACCTCTTCGTCCATCTCCGGGAAAAGCACAGTCATTCCAGGGTTTTGCGAATCGATCTTGAAGTTGTGGAGATCATAAAGCGCCTGATAACCCACGCGCGCGTCGCTCTCGCTCTCGCCCCAGACGGTGCGGCCCGCCACGGCCATGCGGATGCCGACGTCACGCAACCATTCCATCCCTTCGAGCGTGCGGGCAAAAGCCCCTTTGCCGCGCTCGGCGTCATGCAGCGCTTCGGACCAGTGATCGACCGAGATGCGCAGGGTCAGCTTGCCCGGATAGGCGGCGTTCAACTCGATCAGCCCGGCCTGCACGCGTTTGCGCATCATCGGGCGCATGGCGTTGGTAAGGATGAGCACGTCATACCCCCGCTCAAGGGCGGCGCCCGCAAGGCCGATCATCTCGGGGTTCATGAAAGGCTCGCCCCCGGTAAAGCCGATCTCGCGAATGGGCCAGCCGCGCGTCTCGATCTGATCGAGGTAGTCGCGCAGCTCGGGCTCCGAAATATAGACCAGCCGGTCATTTTCGGGAGAGCTTTCGATATAGCAATTGGCGCAGGTGATATTGCACAGCGTGCCGGTGTTGAACCACAGCGTCTCGGGGTGGCTGAGCGCCACGGTGGCGCGCGGCTCGCCCTTGGCGGTCACGGCGGGGTCTTTGAATTTGCCCAGATTGGCCTGGCCCGGCAGGGTGTCTTTCATTGCGTCTTCCTTCGCCTCACAGGACCGGCGTAACGACTTGTTGATCATAAGAAAACCCAAGGTTAGCCCGCTGACACCATTGTGAACGCAACTCAGCGTGGTAGAGTCCGCGCAAAGGCAGCCTTTTCAGTGGAGTTAACCATGGTCTCGCGCGTCATCCCGGTGGAGCCGTTTGACCTTGTCATCATCGGTGGCACGGGTGATCTGGCGCGTCGCAAGATCCTGCCTGCGCTGTTCCGGCGGTATCTGGCCGGGCAGATGGGCAAGGGCAGTCAGGTGATCGGCGCGGCCCGCACCGAGATGGATACGGAGGCCTATCGCCAGATGGTCAGCGAGGCGATTGCCGAATTTGGCGGGGCCGAGGCAAAGAACAAGACCGGTCTGAAGAAATTTCTGGCGCTGATCAGCTACATCACCCTTGATGCCAAGGGCGACACGGGCTGGGAGGCGCTGCACGATGCGGTGCAGACTGACCACGTTCGGGCGTTCTATTTCTCGGTCGGGCCGAGCCTGTTCGGTGATCTTGCCAAGCGGCTGCAAAAGCATGGCATGGCCGATGATCAGTGCCGCATCGTGGTGGAAAAGCCCTTTGGCCGGGACCTGGCCAGTGCGCGCGAGCTGAACAAGGTGCTGGCGCGCTATTTCGATGAAAGCCAGATCTACCGGATCGACCATTACCTGGGCAAGGAAACGGTGCAGAACCTGATGGCGGTGCGCTTTGGCAATATGCTGTTCGAGCCTCTGTGGAACAGCCAGTACGTGGACCATATCCAGATCACGGTGGCCGAATCCGTCGGCGTCGGCGGGCGTGGCGAATACTATGACCGCTCGGGCGCCATGCGCGACATGATGCAGAATCACCTGATGCAGCTCTTTTGCCTGATCGCGATGGAGCCGCCCGCCAAGTTCGACCCCGACTCGGTGCGCGACGAGAAGCTCAAGGTCATTCGCGCGCTCGACCCGCTCAGGCCCGAGAATATCGTGCGTGGACAATACGAGGCGACGGAGACGCGCCCGAGTTACCGCAAGCAGGTGGAGAACCGCGACAGCACGACCGAAAGTTTCGTGGCGCTCAAGGCCAATATCTCCAACTGGCGGTGGGCCGGCACGCCATTCTATCTGCGCACGGGCAAACGGCTGAGAGAGCGGGCGAGCGAGATCGCCGTGGTGTTCAAGGACGCGCCGCATTCGATCTTTGGCGAAGACGCCGGGCGGCACCGCAATATCCTGACGATCAAGCTGCAACCCAATGAGGGGATCGAGCTGGGCGTGACCATCAAGGAACCGGGGCCGGGGGGCATGCGGCTGATCGATGTGCCGCTGGATATGACCTTCGCCGAGGCGCTGGGGCCGGATCAGGCGGATTTTCCGGATGCCTATGAACGGCTGATCATGGATGTGATCCGGGGCAATCAGACGCTGTTCATGCGCGGGGACGAGGTGGAGGCCGCCTGGGCCTGGACCGATCCGATCATCGCGGAATTCAAGGAGGGCGAGCCGCCCTTGCCCTATGCCACGGGCAGTTCCGGCCCGGATGAGGCGCTGGCACTTATTCACCGCGACGGGCGCGCCTGGAGGGAGATCAAGGCATGACGATATTCCGAGAATACCCTGATGCCGAAATGATGGCGATCGACGTGGCCAACCAGTTGGCGGGAGAGCTGACCTCGGCGCTGGATCATGAGGAGCGGGTGCTCTTCGTGGTGCCGGGGGGCAGCACGCCGGGGCCGATCTTTGACGATCTGTGCGACGCCGATCTCGACTGGTCCCGTGTCGATGTCCTGTTGAGTGACGAGCGCTGGTTGCCGCAGGTGCATGTGCGCTCCAACACACGGCTGATCACCGAACGGCTGCTGACGGGCCGGGCGGCGGCCGCGCGCCATCTGCCGCTCTATGCCCCTGCGCACCAGCCCGAGGAGGTGCTGGCAGACCTTGAGGCCAATATCGTACCCAACCTTCCGATTGGTGTCTGCCTTTTGGGCATGGGCGCGGATATGCACACGGCATCCCTGTTTCCCGGCGGGGATAACCTGGCCGCCGCTCTTGACCGGCATGCGCCGGTCCTGATGCCGATCCGGGCCAAGGACGCGCCCGAGCCGCGTCTGACGCTGACGGCGCGGGTGCTGAACGAAGCGTTGGCCAAACATGTGGTGATCACGGGACAGGCCAAGCGCGCGGCGTTCGATCGCGCCAGAGGGCTCTCGCCCGAAAAGGCCCCCATTCGTGCGGTTCTTGACGGGGCCACGGTGCATTGGGCTCCGGAATGAAGGAGTGAGTGAGGCTTGGCGGATGTTTGACAGGCTGAAAGCGCAGGCCGGGGAGCTGACGGATACGGATATCCTCAGCCTGTTCGAGGACGAAAGCCGCGCCGAGACCTTCTCGGTGCGCTTTGACGGGATGCTGTTCGACTATTCCAAAACCCGGATGACGGGCGCGGTGCGGGACAGCCTTTTGGCCTTGGCCGTATCGCGGGGCGTGGCCGCCCGGCGTGATGCGATGTTCGCAGGTGCACCGATCAATGAAACCGAAGGCCGCGCGGTGCTGCATACGGCGCTGCGCAACCTGAACGGTGGGCCGGTCGAGGTTGACGGGCAGGACGTGATGCCGGAGGTGCGCAACACGCTGTCCCGTATGGAGCGGTTTTCGGAGCAGATCCGCTCCGGCGGGTACAGAGGGCAGGGCGGCGCGATCACCGACGTGGTCAATATCGGCATCGGCGGGTCGCATCTTGGCCCCGAGATGGCGACGCTGGCGCTGTCGCCTTACCATGACGGGCCGCGCTGTCATTTCGTTGCGAATGTGGACGGCGCGGATATCACCGACACGCTGAAGGGGCTCGACCCAGCAACGACCCTGGTCATTGTCGCCTCGAAAAGCTTCACCACCATCGAGACGATGACCAATGCCGAAACCGCGCGCGCCTGGATGGCGCAGGCGGTTGATGATCCGGCCGCTCAATTCGTGGCGCTCTCTACGGCCGAAGAGAAAACCGCGCAGTTCGGCATTCCGCCGGAGCGGGTTTTTGGCTTTGAGGACTGGGTTGGCGGGCGCTACTCGATTTGGGGGCCTATTGGCCTGAGCCTGATGATCGCCATCGGGCCGACGCGCTTCCGCGAGATGCTTGCGGGCGGCGAGGCGATGGACCGGCATTTCCGCGATGCCCCGGCGGTTGAGAATATGCCGATGATGCTGGCCCTGACCGGGCTCTGGCATTCCCATGCCTGCGGCTATGCCACCCGCGCGGTGCTGCCTTATGATCAGCGCCTTGCACGGCTGCCGGCCTATTTCCAGCAGTTGGAAATGGAATCGAACGGCAAGGGCGTGACCATGGCGGGCGCGGCGGCCCCGCGCACCGGGCCGGTGGTCTGGGGCGAGCCGGGCACCAACGGGCAACACGCCTTCTATCAGCTCATCCACCAGGGCACGCAGGTCATCCCGTGCGAATTCATAGTGGCGGCACAAGGCCACGAGCCGGCGCTTGCGCATCATCACCGGCTGCTTGTGGCCAACTGTCTTGCGCAATCCGAGGCGCTGATGCGGGGGCGGTCGCTTGACGTGGCGCGGGCGCTCATGACGGAGAAGGGATTTCAGGGCGAAGAACTGGAGCGTCAGGCGGCGCATCGCGTGTTCCCGGGCAACCGGCCTTCGACGACGCTGCTCTATGACCGGCTGACGCCCTACCGGCTGGGTCAGATCATCGCGCTTTATGAACACCGCGTGTTCGTCGAAGGGGTGATCTTGGGGATCAACTCTTTCGATCAATGGGGCGTGGAACTGGGCAAGGTGTTGGCGGTAGAGCTCGAGCCGGTGTTGCGCGGAGACGCCCCGGCGGACGGCAAGGACGGCTCGACCCGCGCGCTCGTGAATTTTGTCCGTGGGTCAGAAGACTGAACCTGGCGGTTATGCCTTCTGTGGGATGTCAAACCCCGGCGGGGCGAGCGTGAACCCGTCAAACTCGAACCCCGGCGAGACGGTGCAGCTGACCAGCGTCCAGTCCCCCGTTGTGCGCGCCTTTTGCCAGTGGCCGGGCGGGACGATGACTTGAGGACGTTCCCCTGCGGGCAGGTCCTGGCCAAGCCGCTCATTCCATGCAGGCCCGGTATCGGACGCAGATAGCGACAGGACCAGCGGCGCCCCGGCATGAAAATGCCAGATCTCGGTCGCGTCGACCTTATGCCAGTGGTTGTTTTCATGGCCCTGAAGCAAGAAATAAATCGCCGTGCCGCTGGGGCGGCTGTCGCCTTCGGCCCGCCAGGTTTCCACGAAATGCCCGCCCTCGGGATGCGGCTCAAGGCCAAGTGTTTCGATGATGTCTTGCGCGCTCATGGTCATGGCGCGGTCATGCCACGGTTCGGCGCATGAGGCAATCGCCCGCACTCCGAAACGCCTTGCCCATCGCATTTGATCAGAGCGAATTCCTGCTGTGGTCTGGCGGCGGAATGTCGCTTATCCTGGTCGTGCCCCGTGCAAAGACGCAGTCAGCGCGCGGATTGGGCGATATGGTTCCCATAGGCACAACACCACTCGAAAAGGAGAGGCAAATGAGCAAGTTGAACGTGATGGTAGCAGGGGTTTGCCTGATGGCGCTGACCGCCTGTGGCGGCGGCCCGGCAGCGCGGACCGCGGTCGGTGCGGCTGGCGGGGCGGCGGCAGGCTATGCCGCGGCGGACCTGTTGGGCGCCGATAGCGACTGGAAGATCATCGGTGCCCTGAGCGGGGCTGCCGCCGGCACCCTGATCGCCCGGAATTCCCGTAACGGGCGCTGCGCGTATTCCGACGGCAAAGGCGGGTATTACAAGCGCCGCTGCTGAAGCTAATACAGCCCGGACATTGAAAAAGGGCGCGGGGGTCTTTCCCGCGCCCTTCGTGTTGGCCTCTTTCCGATCAGCGCAGGATCGAGCGCCCGGCATAGAGGGCGGTTTCGCCCAGGGCTTCCTCGATGCGGATAAGCTGGTTGTACTTCGCCAGCCGGTCCGAGCGCGCAAGCGAGCCGGTCTTGATCTGTCCGCAATTCGTGGCCACGGCCAGATCGGCGATGGTGCTGTCCTCGGTCTCGCCCGAACGGTGTGACATGACGTTGGTCATGCGTGCCCGATGGGCCATGTCCACCGCCTTCAGCGTTTCCGTCAGGCTGCCGATCTGGTTGACCTTGACCAGCATGGAGTTGGCCGCCTTGCGCTCGATCCCCTGAGCCAGACGCTCCGGGTTGGTGACAAACAAATCATCCCCGACAAGCTGCACCTTGCCGCCCAGGGCCTCGGTCAGCGCGATCCAGCCGTCCCAGTCATCCTCGGACATGCCGTCTTCGATCGAGATGATCGGATAGTCCTTCACTAGTGCTTCGAGATAGGCGACGTTCTCGTCCGAACTCAGTGTTTTTCCTTCGCCAGCAAGGACATATTTGCCGTCCTTGAAGTATTCCGTGGCGGCGCAATCGAGGGCCAGATAGATGTCCTCGCCCGGCTTGTAGCCTGCCTTCTCGATGGATTTGAGGATGAAATCGAGCGCTTCGCGGGTTGAGGCGATATTGGGGGCAAAGCCGCCCTCGTCACCGATCCCGGTGCTCAGCCCGGCGGCGCTGAGCTCTTTCTTGAGCGTATGAAACACCTCTGCGCCCATGCGCACCGCGTCGCGGATGCTGTCGGCCGCCACGGGCATGATCATGAATTCCTGAATGTCGATCGGGTTGTCGGCATGCTCGCCGCCATTGATGATGTTCATCATCGGCACGGGCAGTACGCGGGCCTGCGTGCCGCCGACATAGCGAAACAGGGGCTGCGTGGTGAAATCCGCTGCCGCCTTGGCATTGGCAAGGCTCACACCCAGAATGGCATTGGCCCCAAGACGGCCCTTGTTGGCGGTGCCGTCCAGTTCGATCATCGCCTCGTCGATGGCCACCTGCTCGGTCGCGTCGAACCCGACCAGCGCATCGGCGATCTCGCCATTCACCGCCGCCACGGCCTCCAGCACGCCCTTGCCCATATAGCGGCTCTTGTCGCCATCCCGGCGCTCGACCGCCTCATAGGCCCCGGTCGAGGCCCCCGAGGGGACGGCGGCGCGGCCCATCGTGCCGTCTTCGAGGATCACATCCACCTCCACCGTCGGGTTGCCCCGGCTATCGAGGATTTCGCGGGCGTGAATGTCGATGATGGTGCTCATGGGGGGCATCCTTGGCTGGTGAAAATCGGTCTGGCTGTCCCATATCAAGCCCAGCGGAAGATGCAACTGCGGCAGATGGCGCGGCTCAGGCCTGCAAGGCGGCCCGCCGGGCCAGGCGACGCTCGCGCAGAACCGTGTAAAGCCCGGTGGCAATGATCAGGACCGCCCCCGTCAGGGTCAGCGTATCGGGGCGCTCGCTGAACACCAGAATGCCCGCGATGATCGAAAACAAAAGGCGCGTGTAGCGGAACGGGGTGACCACTGACGCCTCGCCGATCCGCATACCCGACACGATCCCGTAATAGCCGATGGCACTGAAGATCAGCGCACCGAGGATCATCAACTGCTCATGGCCGGTCATGGGGCGATACTCACCGCCGGTGGCCATCAGAAGCAGGGGCCCCGCCACGATCAGCGCCGAGAAGGCCTGAAAAGAGACAACGGTGCTGTCTACGGCCACATCCATGCGCCGCGTGATCAGGTCGCGCGTGGCCACGCAGAGCACGGCGATGACCACCAGAAGCGCCTCGGGCTGAAACCCGTCCAGACCGGGCCGGATGATCAGCAGGACGCCGCAGAAGCCCACGAGGATAGCGCTCCACCGCCGCCAGCCCACATCTTCGCCCAGAAACAGCGCGGCCCCCAGGGTGATGACAAGCGGGGTCGCCTGAAAGACGGCGGCAACAACCGACAGATCAACCAGCGACAGCGAGGTGGAAAAGGCCATGGCGGCACAGGCCTCTGCCAGCATCCGCCACAAAAACGGCCCGCGCCAGGCCGCACGCGCAAAAAGCCGCTTGCGGCGCAGCAGGGCTGCCACCGCAAAGATCGCGCCACTTCCAACCCCGATCAGCAGCAGGATCTGACCCACCGCGATGGTGCTGGAAAGCTGCTTGATGAACACATCCTCGATCGTGAAGGCGAGCATCGCCAGGAGGATGAAAAGGATCCCGCGCAGATTGTCCAATCAGTCGCCCTTCTTGGGCACGCCGTAAAGCTCCAGCCGATGCCCGATCAGCCGGTAGCCCAGCTTCTCGGCGATCTTTTCCTGCAGGGCTTCGATCTCGGGGTCGACAAACTCGATCACATCGCCGGAATTCATGTCGATCAGGTGGTCATGGTGATCGCGCTCGGCATCTTCATAACGCGCGCGCCCGTCTCCGAATTCCAGCTTGTCGAGAATGCCCGCCTCTTCAAAGAGCTTGACGGTGCGATAGACCGTTGCAATGGAAATGCCCGCATCGCGCGCCACGGCCCTTGTATAGAGCTCTTCCACATCGGGGTGATCGTCTGAATCCTCCAGGACGCTCGCGATGGTGCGGCGCTGGTCGGTCATGCGCAGGCCCTTGGCCTCGCAGCGGTCGATGATCGTGTCTGGCATGCTCTGCCCCCGGGAACTGTCGCCGTTAGGGGATAAACATCTCTGCCACGGGTTTCCACCCATTTTGACCTAAACGGTTGACTTATGCGCGCCGGGGGGCCATGTGACGCGCAACCGACGCTTCCTGCCGCGTGAGCAGATCAGCCCCATGGATAGGGGCCAATGAGAAAAACGAAGCGTTGCGGATATGTTCCCAAAATCACGCGTGGGGCCAGACGCCGGATCAGCCGGGTGCAGGATGCGCCGGGTCAGGATGCGCGCGAAACCACGACTAGGCGGGCCGGAACGGTATCGCCACATAACCGGCTTGGGGCAGGGGCCTCGGGCCGGAGTAAGGATATGAAATTGACTTTGTTCGACAAAATGGGCCTGCCCGGCCCGCTGGTAAAGAAACTGACCGCCCAGGGCATTAGCGAGCCGACCCCGATCCAGAGCCATGCCATCCCGCATGCGCTGGACGGGCATGACATCATGGGTCTCGCACAGACCGGCACCGGCAAGACCTTGGCCTTTGGCCTGCCGCTTGTCGCCGGGCTGATGGAGCAGCGCGGCAAACCCGCGCCCAAAACCGTGCGCAGCCTGATCCTTGCCCCCACGCGCGAGCTGGTGGGGCAGATCAAGGACGCGTTGATCCCGCTCGTGGCGGGCACACCGATCAAGGTCGGCATGGTGGTCGGCGGTGTGGGCATCAACCCGCAGATCAACCGTCTGGCCCGGGGGCTCGATGTGCTCGTGGCCACGCCGGGCCGGTTGCTCGATCTGCTGGACCGGGGCGCGCTGACGCTGGATCAGACGCGTTTTCTGGTGCTGGACGAGGCCGACCAGATGCTCGACCTCGGGTTCATCCATGCGCTGCGCAAGATCGCGGGCCTGCTGCCCGCCGAACGCCAGACGATGCTGTTTTCGGCCACCATGCCCAAACAGATGGAAGAGATCGCGGCAAGCTATCTGACCCATCCCAAGCGCGTGCAGGTGTCGCCGCCGGGCAAGGCTGCGGACAAGATCACTCAATGCGTCCACTTTATCGCCAAGGCTGAAAAGCCGAATTTGCTGATCGAGCTTCTGGACGCGCATCGCGACGAGCTGGCGCTGGTTTTCGGCCGCACGAAACACGGTTCGGACAAACTGGCGCGCAGGCTGGAGCAGGCGGGCTATGCGGTCGCCGCGATCCATGGCAACAAGAGCCAGGGTCAGAGGGAGCGCGCGCTGAAGGCATTCCGCGACGGCGAGGTGACAGTGCTGGTGGCCACGGATGTGGCCGCGCGGGGGCTGGATATCCCGGATGTGAAGCATGTCTACAATTACGAGCTGCCGAATGTGCCTGAAAACTATGTGCACCGGATCGGCCGCACGGCGCGGGCCGGCCGCGACGGTATGGCGGTGGCTTTCTGCGCGCCCGACGAAATGGGTGAACTGAAAGACATTCAGAAAGTGATGAAACTCACGATCCCTGTGGCCTCCGGCCGTGCCTGGGAAGAGTTGCCTGACCCCACGGCCAAACCGCAGGGCCGCAAAGGGCCCGCACGCGGCGCCAAGCCGGGTGGGGGGCCGCGCAGGCGGCGGCGTCGCGGCGGTGGCGGCGGCGGTTCCCGCGCCAAGGCAGCCTAGAGACCGTGCAGGACACGCCGCGCCGGGGGCACCCCCGGCAGGCGTGCCACAATCGCACCATTACTCGTGACAGGTGGCAATGCGTCTGCATCTGCCGCCTGTTGTGCTGCGGTCGTCGGCGGACGTGCTAGCGTCGCGCCAGATCGGCCCAGACGGGCAGGTGATCGGAGGCCACGCGCGCGGGCCGGTCATCATAAGCCTCCAGGCGCAACAGCCGCAATTCCGGACCAAGCGCAAAACGGTCAAGGCGCGCCACGGGCCGGGCTGCCGGAAAACTTGGCGCGCCGGGCAGCAGATCGACCCCCTTGAGCTGTGCATCCATCGCATGACCCTTGCCCCAATCGTTGAAATCCCCCGCGAGCACGGTCGGAAGCGGCGCCAGCCGGCCCAGCATCCGCGAAATCGCCGCAAGCTGTAGCAACCGGTAACGCCGGACCAGCCCCAGATGAAGCCCGATCACCCGCAGCGGGCCGATGGGCGTGTCCAGATCGGCGCGGATGGCCCCGCGCGGCTCCAGCCCGGGCAGGTCGATATGCGAGGTTTCGATCACGCGCAGACCGGGCCGCGCCAGCATCGCATTGCCATGCCACCCAAGCGAGCCGCCAGGCGCGCCGAAAGGCAACACCTGCCAGCCATCGGCCTCGGCCA
This window harbors:
- a CDS encoding endonuclease/exonuclease/phosphatase family protein; this encodes MSSSHFRIASYNLQKCVGLDLRRRPDRSLNVINALGAELVVLQEADKRLPPRPAALPHEMAEADGWQVLPFGAPGGSLGWHGNAMLARPGLRVIETSHIDLPGLEPRGAIRADLDTPIGPLRVIGLHLGLVRRYRLLQLAAISRMLGRLAPLPTVLAGDFNDWGKGHAMDAQLKGVDLLPGAPSFPAARPVARLDRFALGPELRLLRLEAYDDRPARVASDHLPVWADLARR